Sequence from the Armatimonadota bacterium genome:
TTGCCTTTGGGGGCTGTGTTTCCGGTTGCGGTCTTCCTGCAAAGAGAATGTTCTGTATGATTGAGTATAAGCTCGTCGGTTCCCAGAAGACGGTATTTCTGGATTTCAGTGTAGCATGGCAATCAAGCATTTGCAAATATATTTTCGCCTTATTGTTGATTTAAGCACACTTTCGGCTTTATCTAGTATTCAGTGCCTTAGCTCATATGCTTGTTCCTTCATTAACTTAATAATCTCAGAACATTGAGTCTAATAGCTTCATCCCTGGTTCCAAGAATACCGTCTTATCGCATCTGGCACATTGTTAGAATGGTTGATTGACACCGGTATTGATAGATTTATTGATTTGCACAGAACAAAGAAATAAGACAAGAGATCATATTCATAACTTTATGCATTGAAGTGTTGACTTACTCTAGCTTGCCTGCTATATTATCCAAGGTGAAATTTGACTGTATGGAGGCAGTAAGATGAAAATATTGATTATTGCACTTGTGCTGATAGTTATGGCAAGCGGTTTTGTTGTTGCAGACAGCGTCACATATGATGTATATGAGGGGTGGAACCTTATAGCTGCGCCATTAGTTCCTTACAATTCCACTCCATCAAGTGCTTTCAGTGGTATTACGGTAATGAATCGTATTACTCGCTTTGATGCTGTTTCTGGCGGCGACGTTGCACTGACAATATATACTGAAGATGAATTCGGCAACATTCTGCTCGGTGATGGTTATTGGCTTTCCCAAAGCCAGGATGGATCAGTTACTATTGATGGCATTGCCGATGGTGTTCCCACTAATGGTGTGATAACAGATATGTGCATATCATTACCAGGTGTTACGGATGGTGAAGGTGGATGGCATCTTATCAGCAATCCATATAACCATGAAGTTCCGGTTGGAGAAGACGGTGTAAACATCAAGTTTACTGACGGCATAACACTTAAAACATGGAAAGAGGCTGCTGAGAGTGAATGGGTGTCAAATAATATGATCGGCTTCGATGGTTGTCTGGGTAGTGATCTTGATACAAGTTACACGGTATATGCCTCTATGAACAGCTTGCTTCCATTCCATGGTTATTGGTTGGCTACCTCTAGGAGCAACCTTTGCATGATCATCAGTGGAACTGCTGTTGCTGAATAATGCTGAACTGCAGTTCTAAGAGGATAGCTCTATAGTCCGAGCACTTATTGTTTATATGATTCAGAAGCAGTCTAGTCACTTACAGGTTTCAGACCCTAGTTCTGGTTGTAACGATGTCAGTCATGGATGAGTATTGTGTATGAGTAAATTGCATTTCAATTTAATACACAAATTATAATCTTGAATGGGTGAGTGAATGAAATTAATAAGTGTGGTGCTTGCATTAGTTATTGTAGTATCCTGTTCAGCGCTTGCAGACGGCGTTACTTATGATGTCTATGATGAGTGGAATTGTATCAGCGCACCGCTTGTTCCGCTAAATTCCGATCCGTTGAATGTGTTCGATGGCATTCCAATTATTAATAATCTAACAAGATTTGATGCCCAAACTCAGGGTAATGTTGGATATGATGACCTTGATCCTACTGGATTTGGTAATGTCTTGCTCGGCGATGGTTTGTGGCTGCTTTCGAATGACGAATATACAGTCAGTTACGAAGGAGTTGCAGATGGTATCCCTTCTGGTAGTGTAATGACTGACATATGTATATCGCTGCCTGGCGATTCGCTAGATGGTGAGGATGTTGGGGGTTATCAGCTAATCGGAACACCGTTCAATCATGATGTTCCTATGACTGTAAGCTCTCCTGGCGATAACATAAAAATAACAGATGGAACGCGGTTACTCACATTGAAAGAAGCTGCTGATTCAGGATGGTGCGAAGCCTTTATGACTGGATATGATGCTACCATAGGGTCCCAGTTCTCATGCGGATACGATCTTTGTGATCGTGAAGAGATGGAGCCAGGATATGGTTATTGGTTCCTCACATATAAAGACAATCTCATAATGATTATTCCGGGCAGCTAGTAATCCAACTGCTTATTAGTTCCATACTCAGGTATCATATGTGGTTAGTATGCTTCCTTTGTTGATGAAATAAAAGGAACAAAGGTATCTAGCAGGGGGTCATACAAAGAAAACAACGTCCATCTGGCCGGACAAGTTGGTGTGATTTTGTATGCAATTGATGAGCCTGATAAATTATACGGACATAGGTAATATAGCTCGCTTGGCACAATCCTTGCAGATAAGTTAGGTAAGGATAGCTGTGAGTATATGAATGCCAAAGTAATATGCACTTGATTCAGAAATCATCAAAATCGTAAACACAGAAGGAGACGAGGGCGATAATGTATCGAAGATGGGCGTTTATACTGCTATTCGTAATTTTTACACTGGCAATACTGTTTACGGCTTCCACTGCCCGGGCAAGTCAGCCTTTTGACTGGTATACGGGCAGCGGGACAATATATAATGCGAAAACACTTCCAGACGGCAGCCATGTAGACTTGATTCTGGAAGACATCATTAAGATAAAGGATAACTACATTGTAATTGCCGAACCGTTCAGGCCGAAAGACAGACTAATTGTACTCACCACTCCTGATACAGAACTCCGGCTGGGTCAAGTTATTGACTGTTCAGGAACACTTACCACTCTATCATCCGGCGAGCGTGCTCTTCAAAACGTTACAGTTCGAGGTTATGCTTCTGAAAACGGTGAACTGCTGTATCACCCCAATATTATCAAGGCATTCCCTGGTGCTGCTCAGCAGACATGGCCATGGAAGACCGATCTGACAGTATATTATGTTGAGTCGGGCACAGCTTCATCGGCATCCACATCGGATTCATCTGAGGTACCTAACTCTGATCCGGCTGAGGGGCCGACTTTTTATTCTAAGATATCCGACACGGATACCAGTACATCTACATCTGTCCAGACTCAAGGTGTGCACACACAGTCATATTACAGCAATATTCCTGGTCTGAAGACAAGTGCATCGATCGGTGATCCTGTGGAACTGCAGTGCAAGCAGATTCTGGCTGTCGGCACCGAAACAATAAACAGCGTCACTTATAACTACGTTGATATTGCAGAGGACTCGTCCATTACGGACTCGATAAGGTGCTACTATAGTGACGGCAGCCCTACAACAAGCGACAGAATCAACAAAGTCACCGGGCAAGTTCAATATACGACTGAAATGGTGATCTGTGTAGATGATGGTCCAGACTACAATCCTCAGATACTTGTTGGCCGATTGAGTATAGTTAACTCGAACACAATACCTTACGTTTTGAGCCAGGCTGATGGTGCATCTGCAAGTTTGACTGGCAAGGTCGTCACTGCGAACCAGACGGATTTCCCAGGGTCGATCTATATCCAGGAGCCATCCAGTTCCGGCAGCTTTGGTGGAATCCGCGTAAGCTATTCCGGCAGCACAATTGCTCGCGGCAGCCTTGTGAGTGTCACCGGAACGGTTGCGCTTGATTCTGATGGTGAACGCAAGATTTCGAGTGCATCTGTAACTGTAACCGACACAGGTACGGTGCCGGGTGCATTGGGGATGCCGAACAAGATACTTGGCGGCGGCGAGTTTAACGTCAATACTCCCGGTGTGGATTATCCGACCGACAGCGGCACAGGACTCTATAACAAGGGTTTGCTTGTAAAGAGCTGGGGCAGAATAACTGCTGTAGATGCAACAAACAAGTTTTTCTACATCAACGATGGTACCGGCTTTGAAGATGGGTCAGGTAACACCGGCGTGAAGGTCAGTTGGGACTGGGCAACAAGCGGCAAGGCGGACATTATCGCACCATCTGTTGGTTGGTATGTATCTGTTGCGGGAATATCGAGCAGTGAAACGGATGCCAGTAGCAATGTGATTCGAGTCCTGCGTCTGAGAAGCTATGATGATATACTCGCATTCGATCCCGAGGATACTGCTGATCCTACCGTGGCGATTACATCCCCAACCGGAACCAACTGGCATGTGGCTTCCGGTGCAACAAGCATTACTGTCTCAGGCACAGCTACCGACTCTGTTGCAGGAATAGCGATTGTTGAGTTCAAAGTAGGTTCCGGTAATTGGAATGCTGCAACTTATAACTCCACTACGCATACTTGGTCTTATGACTGGCAAAGCCCTGCATCGGCCATGATTACTGTTCGTGCCACTGACTATGCTGGGAATACGGCTGAAGTTTCTGAAGCTGTGACCATAATAAGTGTTAATGTTATCTATGTTAGCACTAGTGGAAGCAATGGGGCAGGTACGAGTTGGGCTACTGCGAAGACAACGATCACCGCTGGGATGTCCGCCGCCTCCAGTGGTAAAGAAATATGGGTCGCTGAAGATACATATACTGGCTGCATTACACTTACCTCGGGCGTTGCACTCTACGGTGGCTTTAGTGGCAGTGAGACTGCTCGCGAACAGCGGGATTGGGATGTAAATCAGACTATTATCGATGCGAACGCAGCAGGACATGCTGTTAGTATTACGGGAACATCGAATTCTCTAACTCGAATTGATGGGTTTACTGTAAAAAATGGCTCTAGTAATTATGGTGGTGGCATTTATTGCACTGTTGCTGCAACTATTGCCAATAATAATATTCACTCTAATACTGGTAATAGTAGTGGTGGTGGTATATATTGCACAGGAGCTGCTGCCATATCAGATAACCTAATATATTCCAATATTACAAACAATTATGTTGGAGGAGGCATTTACTGCTCTGCGACAGCAAATATATCACATAATGTCATTACTGACAATACTGCAAAAACTGTTGGTGGCGGTATTTATTGCACAGCAGTAGCAAGCTTACTTAATAATATTATTAAGAATAATAATGCAACAACTTTGGGTGGAGGCATTTATGTTAGTGGACAAGCCCCTATATTGGTAAGTAACGTAATTATGGGAAATAATGCAACCAAGGGGGCTGGTATTTACTATGCAACAAGTCAGAGTGGTCAGATAACAAACAATACAATTGCTTATAATGCAAATACATCAAGTACTACCAATAATTACGGCGGTGGTATTTACCTCGATTCAAGTGCAACTTCTGCTATGATAAACAACATCGTTGTATTTAATATAGGTGGTGGTATATATGGACCAAGCACTCTTACATACACGAAAAACCTCTGTTATTCGAACTCAGTGAGCAACTATAGCTGGAATACAATTACAACATATCACCCGGACAATGACCTCGCTCCTGTTGATCCTGGAATTCCGTACATCGAGTATGGCGACTGGCATATAGCTGACGATTCCCTATGCAAGGATAATGGCGCATCTGCATCAAACCTTCCATCTGTGGATATAGATGGTGACTGTCGCATATACGATGATCCTAATGTTGCATATGATATTATAGATATTGGCGCTGATGAATGGAGTGGAACTAATCCTGCAAATCCTGAGATAATTATTTATGTTCAGCCTAATGGAAACGACAATAACGATGGTTCAAGTTGGGTTAATGCTGTTGCTAGTGTGCAAAGAGGAATAGATTTAGCAGCCTTTGCGGGCGGGGGTGAAGTATGGGTAGCCGAAGGAACATATGATGCCATAAGCCTTAAATCTTTCGTGAAAGTCTATGGCGGGTTTGCGGTTGGCGCTGAAGATAAATCAAATCGCATATATGAAACGGTTCTTGATGGGAATTCTGCTACTTCTGTCGTAACAATTGTTTCTGCTCCAGCATCTAAGATTGATGGATTCACAATCCAGAATGGCCTTTGCGCTAATGGTGGTGGTGGGGTGCTTTGTAAATCATCTGCAACGATATCAAACAATAAGATATGCTTTAACAAAACATATGGAAGCGGTGGAGGTATTTACTGCACCACATCTGATTATGTCAATATAACAAATAATGATATATATTCAAATTCTAGCAGTGGATCTGGTGGTGGTATTTGTTGCGTTATTTCTGCAATGATATCGAAAAATAACATATACTTAAATAATGCTAACAGTGGTGCAGGCATCTCATACTCTGGTTTAGGTATAATTTCGGATAATGATATATACAGCAATTTTAACAATAGTAGTAGTGGCAAAGGTGGAGGTATAGCCTGTTCTGGTAACGCTACAATATATGGTAATAAGATATGCTCAAATTATGGTAGCTATGGCGCGGGAATATATTGCAGTGCTTCTGCATCGATAACAAACAACTTTATTAATGCAAATAGTGGTTTTGGTGTTTATGCCTCAAGTGCATCTTCTATTTTGGTGGACGCGGTTGGCAATGTAATTAAAGCTAATCGTGGTGCCGGTATATACTATGTGCAGAATGCGGCCGGACAGGTAGCAAACAATACTATCATTTACAATGTCAACACAGATACTAGCAGCGGCGGCGGTGTTTATATTGGCTCTACTTCAACTCCGACCTTTACAAACAATATTATTGCGTTTAATACTGGCTATGGCATAGACGCGTCAAGTGAGCCCACCTGTATGAATAATATCCTCTATGATAATACAGCAAATTATAGTTGGAATATATTCTCGATTTACCACCCTGATAATGACCTTCCTCCTGGTGACCCAGGGATTCCATATGCTGAATATGGTGATTGGCATATAGCTGTGGATTCATCTTGTAGAGACACTGGCGCATCGTTGTCTGCTCTTCCGGATAATGATATGGATGGTGATATCAGACAAAATGATAATGTTGATATAGGAGCAGATGAGTGCAATGGTAATGCTCCAGATAATCCGCTAGAGAATCCGACCGTCATTTATGTAAAGACCAATGGTGATGATAGCTTCAGCGGAAGAAGTTGGAGCGATGCTGTTGCTAATGTACAAAGAGGAAT
This genomic interval carries:
- a CDS encoding right-handed parallel beta-helix repeat-containing protein, translating into MILEDIIKIKDNYIVIAEPFRPKDRLIVLTTPDTELRLGQVIDCSGTLTTLSSGERALQNVTVRGYASENGELLYHPNIIKAFPGAAQQTWPWKTDLTVYYVESGTASSASTSDSSEVPNSDPAEGPTFYSKISDTDTSTSTSVQTQGVHTQSYYSNIPGLKTSASIGDPVELQCKQILAVGTETINSVTYNYVDIAEDSSITDSIRCYYSDGSPTTSDRINKVTGQVQYTTEMVICVDDGPDYNPQILVGRLSIVNSNTIPYVLSQADGASASLTGKVVTANQTDFPGSIYIQEPSSSGSFGGIRVSYSGSTIARGSLVSVTGTVALDSDGERKISSASVTVTDTGTVPGALGMPNKILGGGEFNVNTPGVDYPTDSGTGLYNKGLLVKSWGRITAVDATNKFFYINDGTGFEDGSGNTGVKVSWDWATSGKADIIAPSVGWYVSVAGISSSETDASSNVIRVLRLRSYDDILAFDPEDTADPTVAITSPTGTNWHVASGATSITVSGTATDSVAGIAIVEFKVGSGNWNAATYNSTTHTWSYDWQSPASAMITVRATDYAGNTAEVSEAVTIISVNVIYVSTSGSNGAGTSWATAKTTITAGMSAASSGKEIWVAEDTYTGCITLTSGVALYGGFSGSETAREQRDWDVNQTIIDANAAGHAVSITGTSNSLTRIDGFTVKNGSSNYGGGIYCTVAATIANNNIHSNTGNSSGGGIYCTGAAAISDNLIYSNITNNYVGGGIYCSATANISHNVITDNTAKTVGGGIYCTAVASLLNNIIKNNNATTLGGGIYVSGQAPILVSNVIMGNNATKGAGIYYATSQSGQITNNTIAYNANTSSTTNNYGGGIYLDSSATSAMINNIVVFNIGGGIYGPSTLTYTKNLCYSNSVSNYSWNTITTYHPDNDLAPVDPGIPYIEYGDWHIADDSLCKDNGASASNLPSVDIDGDCRIYDDPNVAYDIIDIGADEWSGTNPANPEIIIYVQPNGNDNNDGSSWVNAVASVQRGIDLAAFAGGGEVWVAEGTYDAISLKSFVKVYGGFAVGAEDKSNRIYETVLDGNSATSVVTIVSAPASKIDGFTIQNGLCANGGGGVLCKSSATISNNKICFNKTYGSGGGIYCTTSDYVNITNNDIYSNSSSGSGGGICCVISAMISKNNIYLNNANSGAGISYSGLGIISDNDIYSNFNNSSSGKGGGIACSGNATIYGNKICSNYGSYGAGIYCSASASITNNFINANSGFGVYASSASSILVDAVGNVIKANRGAGIYYVQNAAGQVANNTIIYNVNTDTSSGGGVYIGSTSTPTFTNNIIAFNTGYGIDASSEPTCMNNILYDNTANYSWNIFSIYHPDNDLPPGDPGIPYAEYGDWHIAVDSSCRDTGASLSALPDNDMDGDIRQNDNVDIGADECNGNAPDNPLENPTVIYVKTNGDDSFSGRSWSDAVANVQRGIELASLTSGAEVWVAEGTYGTYGTYTIANGTIYTYTYVANLKSFVKVYGGFEVGCNYRSDRNWKTHPTVLLGGGEGSVVRINSVASCLIDGFLITNGCSGNGGGIYCNDASATILHNIIYANSAYDNGGGIYCNAFTGSIIGNSIVDNTSVDGAGIYCTESNVDVINCTVAYNTLTALGICGGIRLDESIVNMINSIIAENSGTGVYDYSSNTKYRCNDIWGHTTNYYSNLGYTDPTGTNGNISLDPLLDSTDHIHISSDTNGNDCKDKGFNDVVADDDFDIDLDYRIQDGTVDIGADEIAGCVWDVIEFSPAYVLSELQSQVTTKVHIYNPLTGQPIANQHVDFEITTGTGSILSILGNGNSQIDNPDTSGYGETNTNGDIQITVVRSEGVSLTLTASTSTCSGSAQISANAIIHSDSRVGLLYCFNESHIGFVDAYLQREAIVHPSDINYSQIDAMKRHWSDPYDVILLVMPESRFVTKRNIEELKRFVHSGRNKRVVLVGEWNPAYSSDNESLNKVAYCLGMNSRFNIYNHYDYYNDRDTKCNVNSNHYLTDGVNYLWDQLTSCFVSDGEHDWSLWARPIAYVYDSAASDKPWIIEEDTATAGSIVAFHDTNIFLAAYNDTYDTIPEANFRFIYNLCTKFPE